The Misgurnus anguillicaudatus chromosome 21, ASM2758022v2, whole genome shotgun sequence genome includes a window with the following:
- the tmem41b gene encoding transmembrane protein 41B, translating into MTKKRSGNRETENSHLLAEKPRPLKESQTIEGAKSSGGASARMSILILITIFACSACVMYLVFNNFPELNEDEKEKIKIPKDMDDAKALGTVLYKYKDTYYTQVLLAYFATYIFLQTFAIPGSIFLSILSGYLYPFPLALFLVCLCSGLGASFCYMLSYLVGRPLVYKYLTERAQKWSQQVDHHREHLINYMLFLRITPFLPNWFINITSPVINVPLGVFFLGTFLGVAPPSFVAINAGTTLYKLTTAGEAVSWNSVLVLVALAVVSILPVCFRKKLQQKLE; encoded by the exons ATGACCAAGAAGAGAAGCGGAAACCGCGAGACGGAAAACAGTCATCTACTTGCGGAGAAACCGAGGCCCTTAAAAGAAAGTCAAACGATTGAAG GAGCCAAATCCTCTGGAGGAGCCTCCGCCCGCATGTCAATCCTCATCCTCATCACCATCTTTGCCTGTTCTGCTTGTGTCATGTATCTGGTGTTCAATAATTTCCCAGAACTAAATGA AGATGAGAAGGAAAAGATCAAAATTCCTAAAGACATGGATGATGCAAAAGCATTGGGGACAGTATTGTACAAATACAAAGACACTTATTATACTCAAGTACTGTTGGCGTACTTTGCTACATACATCTT tcttcagacttttgccATCCCAGGCTCCATATTCCTCAGTATACTTTCTGGTTATCTGTACCCTTTTCCTCTAGCCCTCTTCCTGGTCTGTCTG TGTTCAGGTCTTGGAGCGTCCTTTTGCTATATGCTGTCATATTTAGTTGGGAGGCCTTTGGTCTATAAGTACCTTACAGAGAGGGCTCAGAAGTGGTCACAGCAG GTAGACCATCACAGAGAGCACCTTATTAACTACATGCTTTTCTTGAGAATAACTCCTTTCCTTCCAAACTGGTTCATCAACATCACCTCACCGGTCATTAATGTGCCTTTGGGTGTCTTCTTCCTGGGCACC TTTCTTGGAGTGGCACCTCCATCGTTTGTGGCAATAAATGCAGGGACGACGCTGTACAAACTGACCACAGCCGGAGAGGCAGTGTCCTGGAACTCAGTCCTCGTGTTGGTGGCTTTGGCTGTCGTCTCCATCCTGCCCGTCTGTTTTCGGAAAAAACTCCAGCAGAAGCTTGAGTAG
- the ipo7 gene encoding importin-7: MDFNTLIEALRGTMDANLREAAERQLNEGHPQVNFASTLLQITMSDQLDMNVRQAGVIYLKNMVTQHWNEGDNATTEVPTSNIPEQDRQFIRDHIVEAIIQSPAERIRVQLTTCIHHMIKHDYPNRWTAIVDKIGFYLQSNNSGCWLGILLCLYQLVKNYEYKKPEERQPLVAAMQIFMPMLKDRFIQLLPDPSSDSVLVQKQIFKILYALFQYNLPLELINRQNLTEWMEILKTVVDRDVPPETLQVDEDERPELPWWKCKKWALHILARLFERYGSPGNTTKEYTEFAELFLKGYAVAAQQVLLKVLYQYKEKQYVAPRVLQQTLNYINQGIAHAVTWKNLKPHIQGIIQDVVFPLMCYTDSDEELWQEDPYEYIRMKFDVFEDFISPTTAAQTLLFTSCSKRKEVLQKTMGFCYQILTEPASDPRKKDGALHMIGSLAEILLKRKIYKDQMEYMLQNHVFPLFRNELGYMRARACWVLHYFCEVKFKNDQNLQTALELTRNCLINDNEMPVKVEAAIALQVLISNQEKAKDHITPHIRPVMQALLQIVRETENDDLTNVIQKMICEYSEEVTPIAVEMTQHLAMTFNQVIQTGPDEEGGDDKAVTAMGILNTIDTLLSVVEDHKEITQQLEGICLQVIGTVLQQHVLEFYEEILSLAHSLTSQQVSPQMWQLLPLVYEVFQQDGFDYFTDMMPLLHNYITVDTDTLMSDTKYLEIIFNMCKKILTGDPGEDPECHAAKLLEVIILQCKGRGIDQVVPLFVTTALERLTREVKTSELRTMCLQVAIAGLYYSPPLLLNTLENLRFPNNTEPITNHFISQWLKDIDCFLGLHDRKMCVLGLCALMDLEQRPQAVNQVAGQLVPAAILLFNGLKRAYACRAEHENDDDDEDGDGEEEEENAELGSDEDDIDEEGQEYLEMLAKQAGEDGDDEDWEDDDAEETALEGYTTLVDDEDNVVDEYQIFKAILQNLQVRDPAWYQVLTQCLDEEQRKHLQDIATLADQRRAAHESKMIEKHGGYKFTAPVVPNNFNFGGSAPGMN, translated from the exons ATGGATTTCAACACTTTGATCGAGGCCCTTCGGGGCACAATGGACGCAAATCTGCGTGAGGCCGCAGAGAGACAACTGAACGAG GGCCACCCCCAGGTGAACTTTGCGTCTACGCTACTGCAAATAACCATGTCCGATCAGCTGGATATGAACGTACgacaggcag GTGTGATCTACCTGAAGAACATGGTGACACAGCACTGGAATGAGGGGGATAATGCAACCACCGAAGTACCTACCAGTAACATCCCAGAACAGGACAGGCAGTTCATTCGAGACCACATAGTGGAGGCCATCATCCAGTCCCCAGCCGAGCGCATCAG AGTGCAACTCACAACCTGCATTCATCACATGATCAAGCACGACTACCCTAATAGATGGACGGCTATCGTGGACAAGATTGGCTTTTACCTGCAGTCTAACAATAGCGGTTGCTGGCTGGGCATTCTGCTGTGTCTCTACCAGCTGGTGAAGAATTATGA gtataAGAAGCCAGAGGAACGTCAGCCGCTGGTTGCTGCCATGCAGATCTTCATGCCCATGTTGAAGGACCGTTTCATTCAACTACTTCCAGACCCCTCCAGCGATTCGGTCCTGGTGCAAAAACAGATCTTTAAGATCCTCTATGCTCTCTTCCAG TACAACCTCCCGCTTGAGCTGATCAATCGCCAGAATCTGACCGAGTGGATGGAGATCCTCAAGACTGTTGTGGACAGAGATGTACCTCCA GAGACCCTGCAGGTGGATGAAGATGAGAGACCCGAGCTGCCCTGGTGGAAATGTAAGAAGTGGGCACTCCACATCCTCGCCCGGCTCTTCGAGAG GTACGGCAGCCCTGGCAACACAACCAAAGAGTACACGGAGTTTGCCGAGCTTTTCCTCAAGGGTTACGCCGTGGCTGCACAGCAG GTGCTGTTGAAGGTCTTGTATCAGTATAAGGAAAAGCAATATGTGGCTCCCAGAGTTTTACAGCAGACGCTGAATTATATCAACCAGGGAATCGCACACGCCGTTACTTGGAAAAACCTAAAGCCACACATCCAG gGAATCATTCAGGATGTGGTGTTCCCCCTCATGTGCTACACAGACAGTGATGAAGAGCTCTGGCAGGAAGACCCATACGAGTACATCCGCATGAAATTCG ATGTGTTTGAAGACTTCATCTCCCCAACCACTGCGGCTCAGACGCTGCTCTTCACCTCATGCAGCAAAAGGAAGGAG GTGCTGCAGAAGACCATGGGTTTCTGTTATCAGATCCTCACAGAACCTGCTTCAGACCCACGGAAAAAAGACGGCGCTCTTCATATGATCGGCTCGCTCGCTGAAATTCTTCTCAAG AGAAAGATCTACAAAGACCAGATGGAGTACATGTTGCAGAATCATGTCTTCCCTTTGTTTCGCAATGAGCTGGGttacatgagagccagg GCCTGCTGGGTGTTACATTACTTCTGTGAGGTGAAGTTTAAGAACGACCAGAACCTGCAGACGGCCCTGGAGCTCACGCGCAACTGTCTGATAAATGACAATGAGATGCCGGTTAAAGTGGAGGCGGCCATCGCCCTGCAGGTGCTCATCAGTAATCAGGAGAAAG CCAAAGATCACATCACACCCCACATCCGGCCTGTAATGCAAGCCCTCCTCCAGATCGTGCGAGAGACAGAGAATGATGACCTCACCAACGTCATTCAGAAGATGATTTGCGAGTACAGCGAGGAAGTCACCCCCATCGCAGTGGAGATGACCCAGCATTTG gCCATGACCTTCAACCAGGTGATCCAGACGGGTCCTGATGAGGAAGGCGGTGATGATAAAGCGGTGACCGCCATGGGCATCCTCAACACCATCGACACGCTGTTGAGTGTAGTGGAGGACCATAAAGAA ATCACGCAGCAGTTAGAAGGGATCTGTCTGCAGGTCATCGGTACAGTCCTTCAGCAGCACGTCCTCG AGTTCTACGAGGAGATCCTGTCTCTGGCCCACAGTCTGACGTCTCAGCAGGTGTCTCCACAAATGTGGCAACTTCTCCCTCTGGTCTACGAGGTCTTCCAACAAGATGGATTTGACTATTTCACAG ATATGATGCCGCTGCTTCACAACTACATCACTGTTGACACAGACACACTGATGTCTGACACTAAATACCTTGAAATTATCTTCAACATGTGCAAAAAG ATTTTGACAGGCGATCCAGGGGAGGACCCAGAATGCCACGCAGCCAAGTTGTTAGAGGTCATCATTCTGCAGTGCAAAGGTCGCGGTATCGACCAG GTGGTGCCGTTGTTCGTAACGACCGCTCTGGAGCGTTTGACACGCGAAGTGAAGACCAGCGAGTTAAGGACCATGTGTCTGCAGGTGGCCATCGCCGGTCTCTATTATAGCCCCCCTCTCCTCCTCAACACACTGGAGAACCTGCGCTTCCCTAACAACACCGAACCCATCACCAACCATTTCATCTCGCAGTGGCTCAAAGACATCGACTGCTTCCTCGG GCTTCATGACCGCAAGATGTGCGTGTTGGGACTGTGCGCCCTCATGGACCTAGAGCAGCGTCCACAAGCTGTCAATCAAGTAGCGGGGCAGCTCGTCCCCGCGGCCATTCTTCTGTTTAACGGCCTGAAGAGAGCCTACGCCTGCAGGGCTGAGCATGAAAATGATGACGATGATGAAGATGGAGACGgagaggaggaagaagagaatG CCGAGTTGGGTAGTGATGAGGATGATATCGATGAAGAAGGTCAGGAATATCTGGAAATGCTGGCTAAGCAAGCAGGAGAGGACGGTGACGATGAAGACTGGGAGGACGATGACGCGGAGGAGACGGCTCTCGAGGGCTACACGACTTTAGTAGATGATGAAGACAACGTCGTCGATGAATATCAGATCTTCAAAGCCATATTACAGA ATCTCCAGGTTCGTGACCCAGCGTGGTACCAGGTGCTCACACAGTGTCTCGATGAGGAACAAAGAAAACATCTTCAGGACATCGCCACACTTGCAGATCAACGACGAGCAGCACATG AATCAAAGATGATCGAAAAACACGGAGGATACAAGTTCACAGCTCCAGTGGTGCCCAACAATTTCAACTTTGGCGGCAGCGCCCCAGGAATGAATTGA